Part of the Ammoniphilus sp. CFH 90114 genome, CAAGGTAGGTTCCTTCATTGCCACATCCATCATGCGATGATATACTCTATTTGTTGTTAAAGACAGATAGGTATTTGCCAAGGGGGAGCACATGTTAAAAAAAGGCCTAATCGTTACTGCCTTTCTTGCTGCTCAGTTGCTTTTAGCAGGCTGTGCACAAGAAAAAGTAATGGATACAGAACTCATACGCTTACAGAATAAAGTTAAAGACCTAGAAACTGCACAGAAATTAAAAGAAGATGAATCTGCGCAACTCACCCAGAAGATCATGGGGCTTGAGGAGCAAATTGAAAAACATAATGGGCAACTCGCGACGTTACTAGAGGCCTCTCAGGCCGTAAAAAACGAGGAGATCTTCCCCGTCATTATCCAAGATGTCAAGCTAACTTCAGATAAAATGGACCAGCATGGGAGAATATGGGGGGGATTCAATCTCAATGTCACGTTGTATAACGGAACGGATCAACCTATTGAGGATAGTATTTCGGCCATTATAGTGGAGGATCATCCTGAGAAGTTAACTGAACCACCTCGGGTGCAAAACATGGTTCAGAAGTTTGAAATTAAACCTAAAGAAGCTAAAATTATTACGTTTACAGACATTCCTATCAATGAACCATCTAAACGTTTTAATGTTATTGTAAAACTGTTGGAACAAACAAAATCTGGTACAACTTCAGGAGTGCCTGGGAAGGCGACATGGGTCGTAGTACCTACCGTTGTCTTTCCACCAAACGGACAATAATTTTCAGAAAAAGACTGAGCTCTAAGTTCAGTCTTTTTTCTGTTTAAAAAAAATACCACTCCCTCTTCTTGGGAGCAGTATCAAAATCCAACGATCTGCGGTTGATGCATTTCTCTTACAAAATCGTAGTGAAAATTGGCTTGTTTTTGCCTCATTCTAGATAAAACCCATCCCTTGCGGTTCATTCCATCCAGTTGCTCAGGTGACAGCATTCCAGTTGTTACGATTAAATGATGACCTCGGATTCTCTTACCAACTAAAAATACACTATTTTCCATGGTATCAACACCCTTTTGTCGTATTTGCGAAAGGCCTGTCCAACTTATTCGTCAACATGCTGCAAACTTCTATTTAATTGCTATCCTTGTCTATAATTGTAAATAATTAGTAAGCATTTTCCAACATAAATCGTTCTCTTTTTTTCGACTCCTTCTAACAAATAATTTTATATTCTTACAAATATTCTTAAAATAACTGTTGGATTAAAGGGGAGGAAGAACGAAAACGTTCTTCCTCTTTACCTTTAGGACCTTATTTGGATGCTGCCACTTGGGCAAATTTGTCGATTTCCAACTCAATTTCGGCTTGAATCTGGTTCACCTTGCCAAAATCCATTGCTTCTATATAAATTTTTTCTAATTCGTCATGAAGCTCTTTTGCTTTGGCTAAGGTTGCAATGGCTTCCTTCATTTTGCTGGAATATCGACCTGAGATTTCTTCTACTTGATCCGCATATTTTTCATCCGTACCAGGCTTAATTGTCCGCTTATACATATCAATAATTTCATCATTGTCCCGCTCTGGGAAATATTCGTGAGGAGCCGTACTATCAAAGATGGCAAACCCTAACTCCCTTACAATTACCATATCAAGACTGTTAGGATCAAAACCACAATGATAAATCTCAACATCAAAACCTCGTTCCTCAGCCACGGCTGCGAGCTTCTTCAACATGGTCGACTTACCGGACCCCGGTCTTCCTTTAATAAAATATCTCTTACCAATATCGGCAGTTAAATTTTGAATAAAGTCTACGGCTCCCTTGGGGGTTGCTGCACCTAAGTAGCGATGGCGGATCTGCTGTGTATCCTTTTGTGGTTCTTTGTCGCCATATAGACAGTCAATTAACTCCAAGGTCAGCTTGTTAGCTTCACTAAAGTTCATATTTTCAATGAAAATTTTCTCCCATTCGTCATGAATCTTCAAAGCTTGAGCAAACAGGGAATAAGCATTTTCAAAGGTGGTGGAGACTTGAGCGCTGATTTTCTGAATTTGATTCTTATGAACAAATAATTTTTCTACATCCCACGCACTTCCGAGGTTAACATATTGTTCAACGGCTCCTGGCGCCTTCGGTTCTATAACATGTGGGGCTGTTCCATCTACGATCCCTACTTTAAGTCCTGGAATTAGGACACCATCAATCGAGTCGTTGTCTGAAGAGCAATGGAGTAATTCCAGGTTATAGCCTTGCTGGCTGTACTTTTCCGCAATGCTTTTCATCAACGAGGATTTCCCTGTTCCAGGACCTCCTTTAAGAATAAATAACCGATCAAGACCTTGCAGGTTCGAATCGTAAAAATGTTTAAAGCCTCTGGCTGTATTGCCACCGGCGTAATAGTTCAATATCTTCAATGCCATTCTAAACACTCCCTGCCATAAGGTTGTTAAATTGCAAACAGGTAGATGCCTGTCGGTGATAACAAGATATGCAAGGACGATAGAATGGGTGTATGCCCATTAATCCTATATGGTATATAAAAAGCCTTGATTGAGAGTTCCCAAGCAAGGCCATGGCTATATCAATTTATTATTTAATGTATATGTTCAACGTGGCGTGAAATTTCAAGTACATCTCCTCCACCTTGAGCCTTTAGGGCATTGGCGGTGGCTATCGCTTTTACATCTGGCTTTAGGAGGACGGTTGTCCGAATCATCTCAGAATCGTCCTCATCATCAATGGGATTAAAATAACAAACTAAGGTTCTAGAGCCATCCATTCGTTTGATTGATGCTTCCTCAAGATAGCCCATAAATTCCGTTTCTTCATTGTAGCGTACATACAACAAATCGTCTTTGTATTTTTCCTCTAGCATACGGGCCAGCTCTTCACCGTTATGATATTCTACTTGGAGTGTACCGAGATGAGAAAACTGTTGAAACTCGTCTTCCCATAGTAAATCATCTAAGTAAATTTCTAATTCTTGATCCTCTAGAGCTGATAATACTCTTTTTCGGTAAACCTTCATTTCTTCATCTGAAAAGGAGACATCTACAATCTCCTCTCCTGCTCTTGTCAATGTAATATCTAATGAGTTCATACCGCTGTGCCTAACCGTGTAATCCCACTTCGTGAGATCATAAATAATAGACGAAATTCCCATACGTGGCTGTTCTTGATGGTTCAAAGTCTTTTGCCTCCTCCACTTGGAACTATAACATATTTATTTCCCTAGAGAAGAGACATTATGTAAAAAAAAAGCTTCCTCACTGAGGAAGCAGATAACTCTCAACCAACAATTATCATTAGTTGATACTTAAACAATACCATATACCTGTCTTATTGTATAACAAAAATTATTACCAAAGACTTAAAAACTTCCCAAATGACTATTCTTCCTCTTCTTCTTTTTCGCTTGCTTTTTCCTCGGAATTCCCAAGCTTCAGCACTTCTCCACCAAGATGAATGTAGACATAGGGTTCAGCATCTTCTTTTCCAGCAATAGATTGCTTAAGACCACCTATAAAGTGAGTAGTAATATCGAGAAAATTTTGTTTCTCGCCCTCATCCTCCAATTGTCCTAATACATAAAGATCACCTTGATCTTTATACATATAGGATAGGTAACCTACTGCTTTTCCCTTTGTGTTGATGACATTCAGGATTTCTCCATGTTCATTCCGGAATTGAGGTTCAAGGAATATCATTGATTTCACCATCTTTAACAGTTATTAGGCTTTATTTATTTTTGCCTAAATAGACTGTTATATTCCTTTAATAAGAAGAAGAAAGAGTTATTTCAAATCACGTGGGTCTTTTCGAGCAACACCAGTCTGAATTGCGGCCTTGATGACGGCTTCACGGATCCGCTCAACGACTTTATTGTTAAAGACACTAGGAATAATATAAGTTTCACTTAATTCATCATCTGTCACAACTGATGCAATCGCTTGTGCTGCTGCAAGCTTCATAGCTTCATTGATTTCGGAAGCACGGCAGTCTAATGCGCCTCGGAAAATGCCTGGGAAGCAGAGAACGTTATTAATCTGATTCGGGAAATCAGAACGTCCTGTAGCCATCACTCGAACATAAGGCTCTGCCAATTCTGGGTCAATCTCAGGAACAGGGTTAGCCATGGCAAATACAATTGGATCTTTTGCCATCTTCTTCACATCTTCAACCTTCAAAATCCCTGGTGCTGATACTCCAATAAAGACATCTGCACCTTCAATTACCTCTGATAAATTTCCGCTAAGGTTATGCGGGTTTGTCATTTGTGCATAGGCTGTCCATTGAGGATTTTCATATTGTCCATCTCGATTAATGGCACCATATCGATCGACCCCAATTACATTAGATACACCAGCCGCTAATAGGATTTTTGTACAAGCAATACCCGCGGCACCAATACCAGTAATGACTACTTTTAGATCCTCTAGGTTCTTACCTACGATCTTCAAGGCATTAATTAGTCCAGCAAGTAAGACAACAGCTGTGCCATGCTGATCGTCATGGAAAACAGGAATATCTAATTCTTTTTTCAATCTCTCCTCGATCTCGAAGCATCGAGGGGAAGAAATATCTTCTAAGTTAATCCCACCAAAAGCAGGAGCGATAGCTTTAATAATACTAATAATCTCTTCGGTATCTTTTGTATCTAAACATAAAGGAAAGGCATCAACGTTAGCCATCTGCTTAAAAAGCATGGCTTTCCCTTCCATTACAGGCATCGCTGCAGCTGGACCAATATCCCCTAATCCTAGAACGGCCGTTCCATCTGACACGACGGCAACAGTGTTTCGCTTAATGGTCAAGGAATAGGCTTTATTAGGCTCTTCTTGTATAGCTGTACAAACTCGTGCTACGTGAGGAGTATAAACACGAGACAAGTCATCTCGGTTTTTAACTGGAATCTTCGATTTCATTTCAATCTTTCCACCAATGTGCATGAGGAAAGTTCGGTCTGACACATTGATTACTGTTGCACCATTCAAAGCAGAAATAGCACTGCTAATTAGCTCACTATGCTTGTTGTCGGAAACATTCACTGTAATATCTCGAATGGTATGAGTTTTACTGGAAGAGATTACGTCAATACCGACAATATCCCCACCTGCTCCACCTATGGCCTGTGCGATATCACCAAAAGAAATGAGCGCTTTCTCAAGTTGAATACGAATAATGATATGCATACTTGCTCCAGTTGGCATTGACATCTGGTTTCCCTCCAAAATATCTTTTTGTGTTAATCTTTTTACTTTTTTACTTTTTCCATATTACTCCTTGTCCCAAGGAAGTTCAAGTTAAATAAGCAACAAAAAACCCAGAAAAGATCTGGGAATTGTTTACTATTTACATGTTCTTAGATTGGTTATCCTTTTTCCGCAGTTTATTCAAGATGAAAACAGCTAAGATGGACAATACGACAGCTCCAACCAGGTAAGAGATAAAACCATCATTCTCCACATTACCCATATTATGTACTCTGACAGAGCTCATCATATTTGCAGCTTCATCTTTTGGCCCAGAGGATTCCACTATCTTAAGCTTTCCTTTTAAGACTTGCTTGACCCCACCCGTCCCGATAACAATGTTTCCTTCTTCATCCACTCGGTAGCTTAATGATTCGTTTTTCTTAACCGTATAATAGACATCCTCAGCGGCTTCCCACAATGAACCTCCATCGGATCTTTCAAACCGCTTTCCTTTTGTGAACAGCCTTCTCGTTTCAAAATGGTCGAACCCATAATCAAGCAAAGTTGAGGTATCGGCATATACCTTCTCACTTCCAGACGCTTTCAGGGCCACGGCAATCAATTCCGTCCCTTCCCGTTTTGCGGAGGCGACCAATGTATTCCCTGATTGGTTAACATACCCGTTTTTGATCCCTGTGGCCCCTTCATATCTCCATAGCAGTTTATTATGGTTTACGAGATTGGTCTCCCATTCCTCTCCATGCCAAGGTCGCTTTTTAGTCGAAACCATCGTTCGAAATGTTGGATTTTGCATAGCATAACGCGAGATCATGGCCATATCATAAGCTGTCGTATAGTGCTGCTCATCAAACAGCCCATGTGGGTTCATGAAGTGAGAATCATACACCCCCACTTTTTCTCGGACAAACTCGTTCATTTTTATAGCGAAATCTTCTACTGTTCCACCTAGATGCTCTGCAATTACAATTCCAGCGTCATTTCCTGAATGCATCAATAAGCCATATACTATATCTTCAATCCTTTTTTCTTCATCTTGCGCAAGATAAATCCTTGTACCCTCCGCCCATCTCGCCCTTTTGGATGTAACAGCAAGCTCTGATAGCCTTCCGCTTTCTATGGCCATGATACCTGTTACGATCTTTGTAATACTTGCTGGATACATTCTGTCCTTAGCCCGATTTTCATAGATAACCTGTCCAGTTGTTGCGTCAATGAGAATGACTGCTTCGCTGTTTATGGGTAATTCTTCTTGGTTGCTGCTCCAGACTGTAACGGGAAAGAGGAAGAGAAAGACGATCATTATGCTCATAAAACGAACCAAAGAGCTCAAGTCGCTAACCTCCATTTCATCAGGCAAATTTCTGTTGGTTACTAATATGTAGGGAACGCTGCAATCATGACATTATAGCATAGCAAGAAAAATATACATAGAAAGATACTCTCGATTAAAGGAGTTAACTATGTTGCGCTTTTTATTTCAGTGTATCTTGTTTAGTATTCTTTTGACGGTTCTTTTCCTTTATTTATTATTGCAGTACCTGCATACGATCACGGAAGAGATAAATAATAACAATTTATCTACATCCTATGAACAGACGGTTAATATTCAAGAAAAGGACATGATTCTTCACTTTATTAATTTAGAAATTGGAAAATCAACGATAATTCAGTTAGGCGAACGGGCCATTCTTATGGATGTAGGGCATAAAAAAGATACACTAACTCTATTGGCCTATATACAAGATCATGGTATAACGAACATCACCGAAATTCTGCTATCTAATCCTGCTGAGGAAAATACCGGAGGCTTACCATCCATTATGGAACACTTCCCTACGGCCAAAGTCTATGTTCCAGCCCTGACCAAAGATCAATACCCGAAAGATCTAACTAGGATATTACTTACTCTTCGTGCAGGAGATCATTTGGTTCTCTCAGAAAACCAGAAAGTCGAGATAGAAATACTTAGCCCTCTTCGTCCGTTATTTACAGATGAAGCCAATAATTCTATGGTCAGCCTTTTACGTTACCGTGATCTTCGTGTTCTACTGACCAACGACATCCGCGAGGAAGCGGAGTCTCGACTCATTGAACATCACCCCCTGCTTCGAGCCCACATCATTACCGTTCCTGACCGTCCAAACGGAATAAGCAATACACAGGAATTGATTCAAAAACTGAATCCCCAAGCAGCTGTCATGCTTGAAATGCCTTGTTCTGAATGTAAAGATGCAGCACAAAAAGTCGCTCGCGAATATGCCCAAGAATGGAGCGACTTCTTCTTCGTACCTATAGGAGAAAATATGATGATTACGTTTGAAAATGGGATGTATACTACACCGAAAGAACAGACGCAGTAGGCTTTTAAGTCACTTCATAGAAAGAGGCCCGTAAAGAAAAATTCTAGTTTTTCTTTACGGGCCTTCCCTTTTTCTTATTCACTTCTTTTGCTTAATTCTCTTTTTGTTATTTCTTTAATCATATGGAATAACGCTTCATCATCTTCATCGGAAGCCTCAATATCGAAGTCTCCATAATTCCCCTCACCTGAGCGAATCTTAGACAGCTTTCGGTTTGCCTCTTTTTCTTGATGAGCTTCTTGATTGAATAACTGTGTATACAAATCAGACCCTTTTACTTGTCGGATACGATTGACCATGGGGTCTGCATTTTCAAACATCCACTTGGCCCCAGCTGCTATAAAGGGAGATGCAATGAGTAAGGCAGTCCACATCCCTTGTTTAAATCCTTCCCGATGGGCAACTCTTGTACGGCTTCTCAAGAACACTGTTCATCCTCACCCCTTATCTTGTCCTTTATCCATAGTTTATGTAGTTTTGCCAAGTTCTACTCATAAAAGACAGAGGGCGACCTTTCACTATTTGGGATAATCTAGTGAAAATCTACTTCAATTTTCTTTCCTTGATCTGCTGTTGTTTTTTTCATACGAATTTCCAGCACCCCATTTTTATAGGTCGCTTTTGCACTATCTTCTACTACCTTATGAGGGAGATCTACAGTTCGATAAAAGTTGCCAAAGTACCGTTCCGTACGGTGATAACGATTGTCTTTCGTATCCTCAGAAGCTCTTTGAATGATTCCATTCAAAGTAAGATGTCTTCCTGTTACATGAATGTGAATATCATCGTTTTTCTGAAGTCCTGGCACTTCACAAGAAACAACGACTTCCTCCATTGTTTCATATAGGTCTACCAGCGGGCCTGTACGTTGGAAATATTCCGTGTATGGTCCTGGACCGATATCATTTTCCATTCCTTGCCGAATTTGGGGAGATTGCCCCGACTCATTCGGATGGATGAGCATACCTATCCCTCCCTAAAATGTTAAACTGTTTTTCCCTCTTACTACGTTAACCATTTTGAGCAAGAAAAAAACAACAGCTAACAAAAAATCGACGAACACGTGAGTAAACCCTAGCGATTCGTCGATCTGTATCCTTATTTTCAAGTATGATTGGGAATCTGATTTCGCATACTTGCTGGTGTATATTTTTTCCGGTCAACCATGATCCACCCTAATGCCATGATCATAACCAGACCTACGGGTACCAAAAATGCGCCTAAGCCAATTTGCCCGGTGGAAACCCAATGTATTAACAGGAGAATGGCTGCTACATAACCACCACCAAACAGAGCATTTAGTAATAACATGACTCCTTTATGCTTCAACCTCATTCTTCTCTCCCCCATGATAAGTAAAATCCACCGGCTGCCATTTCTTCGTGATGAGTATTGGTGGTTAATACTATAATAAAGGGGATAAAAGGCGTTTGCTGTGCAAAAAGTCACATGATCGTCATATTTATTTTTTAACAAATCCTAGCTTCTCAAAGCACTTGTGAATCAATGCCATACGAACATAGAGTCCATTCTGCGCTTGACGGAAATAAGCCGCTCGAGGGTCATAATCCACCTCAGGTGCAATCTCTCCTGCTCTTGGTAGAGGATGAAGAATAATAGCATTCGGTTTCATCAAGTCGAGTACACTTTGATCAATAATATATTTTCCTTGGGCCTTTTCGTATTCTTCTAGAGAAGGAAAACGTTCTTTTTGGATTCGCGTCTGGTAAAGAACGTCCACTTTAGATGCTACTTCTTCCAGATTTTGAGTCTCGATATAACGAATCTGCTTCTCCTCTAAGAACTTTTTTACATAAGGAGGAATTAAAACATTCTCTGGAGCCGTGTAGTAAATCGTAATATTATTAAAATTGGCTAAGAGGTAAGATAACGAATGGACCGTTCTTCCATAAGTGAGATCTCCGATCATAGCAATATGTAGATCGTCTACTCGGCCTATTTCTTTTTTAATTGTATAAATGTCAAGTAAAGCTTGAGTAGGGTGCTCACCAGCCCCATCCCCTGCATTAATAATCGGTACTGTTGCAATCGCTGCCGCTTTCTCTGCAGCACCGATCTCTGTATGGCGCATGACAATCACATCGCTGTACCCCGAAACAATGCGGATGGTATCCTCTAAAGTCTCGCCTTTAATAGCTGAAGAAAACTGAGCGGCATTCTCCGTACCGATCACTTTTCCTCCTAGACGGCACATAGCTGACTCAAAGGATAATCGGGTTCTGGTACTAGGCTCAAAAAACAAGGTCGTCATTACTTTGTTCTTATAGCGATCTGAGCCTCCGCTGGCTTCAACTTGCTCCATATCAGCAGAAAGGTCAAAAATTTCCTCCAATGCTTCGCGATTAAATTGTTTAGCACCCAGAATATGATATATACTCATTCGTTATCCATCCCTTCAAGATCGGTACTCCTACATAAACCGAAAAGTATTGTAACACAAAAACGAAAGTTATTCAAAAAAAATGTTTAAACGTTCGTTGTTTTACCTCTATACCCTTATCATGTACAATAATAAGGAAAACACTTGAACAAGGGGGAAGACAATTTTGCAATCATCTTCTGATAAAACACCTTACGATCTAATAGGTGGGGCTGAGACAATAGCGAAACTCGTTGACGCATTCTATGATCGGGTCGCTGTTCACCCAGACTTAATTCCTATCTTTCCGGAAGATCTTACGGAGACTAGGGAGAAACAATATCTCTTCCTCACTCAATTTTTTGGAGGTCCCCTCCTTTACTCAGAGCAACATGGTCACCCTATGTTAAGGGCTCGTCATATCCCTTTCCCTATTACACCTAAGCGTGCAGAAGCATGGCTTTCGTGTATGGAACAAGCTATGGAGCATATTGGACTTAAAGGCCCGATTCGTGATTTTATGTTTGAGAGACTAACTCAGACCGCCTATCACATGGTCAATCGGCCACCCGAAGACTAGTCCGCTTGCTCCCTACCTGAACGATGGAGATGAAGGAAGGTGCCCGTTGCCGTGACAATCACCTCTCCACGATCATTAACAATTCGGCATGTAGCTTGCATGATCTTCTGAGCCCGATGGGTCAGGCGGCAATGGGCAATTAACTCCTTGCCCCGACCCGGGTTATGATAATTAACGTTCATGTCTAAGGTAACAACCTTATCTTTTTGGTCAATGAGCTCTTCAAGCATCCACCCCATTGCCATATCAGCAAGCAATGCCGTTATCCCGCCATAGACAATCCGGTAAGGATTCAAGATATCCCTCGTAATTGGCATCGAACAGCTAAACCGCTCCCCACTTTCAATTAACTTCATCTGCATGAAATTTCCCATAAACGGATATTTATTTTCACGCATGGCTTCTACAGCTTTAACAGCTTTAACAACCATGGCGTATTCACGCTCTGACATGGCTTGTATAGAGTCTATCAATTGTTTTTTATCATATTTTTTTACATCTGCACCAACATCTGGGGTGTCGATTCTTGTCATTTTCACTCGTATTCCACTCCATATTCCGTTATAATAGAAAAAACCGTTTTCAAGATCAGAAAAAGAACCAACAAGGAGTACACCTATGAGAACGATTTGGTTTATGATTTCATTCTTTTTATGCTTTCTCTGCTTTTCTACTATAACGCAAGCTAAAGAGAAAGTCATCGAAGTATATGTGAATGATCAACAAATGCGCTTTGATAGTGGTCCGCCCTTTATTACAAATGGTACAACCATGGTTCCTTTGAGGTTTATCGTTGAATCCCTTGGAGCCCAGGTATCCTGGGATTCGCAAAGCCAAACTGTCTCTTTAATACGTGACGATACCACCATGAAACTCACGATTAATCAACTGGAAGCAGAGATAAATGGACAAGCCAAACCTCTGCGTCAGGCACCTCTCATCCATGAGAACCGGACGTATGTCCCGCTGAGATTTATTGGGGAAGAATTACAACAGGATGTAGAATGGGAACCTAGTCAGTCCATCGTCTTCATCTCTGATGATCAGCAGGAAAGTGATATTTATTGGTTGGCTAAACTTGTAGAGGCTGAGAGCTCTTCTGAACCCTATCAAGGTAAAGTCGCCGTAGCCGCTGTCGTATTAAACCGGACCCAATCCGCCTACTTCCCAAAAACAATTAAATCTGTGATTTTCGAGTCGTCGCAATTCACCCCAGTTAAGACGAAGAGGATCTTTGGACTTAAGCCAGAGGAAGATACCATACGTGCCGTTCGTGAAGCGTTGAGCGGTGTTGATCCAACCTATGGCGCTCTTTATTTCTTTAACCCAAACAAGACGAACAACCGTTTTCTTCATAGTCGGAGCATTACGATGACGATCGGTAACCACCGATTCACAACTTAGTGTTCAAGGATAAGGAGACTAGAAAAGGCATATGTACTTGCTATCGGTTTAGCAAGCAGATATGCCTTTTTTTCGTTTCACAAAATTCATTTGGAATGCCTTACGGACTAACCCCATATAATGCTAAAAAAGGACTTTTAATATAAAGGTGGCTTGCCATGAACCGAATATATAAGATGAGACTCCCCAGTCTCTTTCTATTATTGTCTCTTTTTAGCACCTTCCTATTCCTGTCTTTCGCTTGGCTGTTTAGCCATACAACGATAAAGATTTCATCTCCCTCGATGAGACAAGCTATGTCACAATTGTCCTATGAGACCATTATCCATGCCTTTGAGATGGAAATTCCTTATTTACGATATCATAAAACAACTTTAGAACAACAGCCTAAACCTTTATCCTTATTTCTATTTGAAACCATGACGAGCCTCAAGCCAACAGATCTGCGATCGCTCCTAGGTCGAGAACTTCCTGGACTATCCATGTTCCATGTCGAAGTTCTCGCAACAGGACAAAACGTGAACTTGCAAAACTTTGTAATAGAATCCCCTCCTCCCACAGATGCGCTGCTCCCTGCTGAGACAGCGGAATCTTTACCTGATGAGAAAGCATCCGAGGAAAAGGCAACGACAGAGCAAATTCGTTCTATGATATTCATCTATAACACCCATAATACTGAATCATGGACACATGTATCCAATAATCCAAGTGTCACAGATGAACAAAAAAACATTACCCTAGTCAGCAAGCGCTTAGCCGAAGAGTTAGAAAGAAGAGGAATTCGTACACACTTTGATCAAACGGATCACCAGCAAAAGCTTAAAGATCAGGGTCTGCCCTATGCGTTCTCCTATGCTGCATCCCTAAAGACCGTTCAAGAGGCAATAAAGCAGCATGACAACATAGGCTATATATTTGACATCCATCGCGATTCCCAACCTAAGGAACAAACTACAGCTGTTGTGAATGGGAAATCCTACGCTAGACCTTATTTTGTCATTGGTAAAAGAAATAAGAACTGGGAGCAGAATGCAGAATTAGCAAAGAAAATCCACTATGGCTTAGAAAAAAAATACCCGGGATTATCCATAGGTGTATTAGGTAAAGCAGAAGGAAATGGAGAATACAACCAATCCGTTTCCCCTCAAAGTATCCTCCTTGAAATCGGTGGAATCGATAATACGCTCGAGGAGACTTATAATACCGCAGCCGCTCTTGCAGACGTAATTGCTGATATCTATTTTGAAAAAGACAAAAAAGTAGATTCTCCCGCACCGTCAGATCGGAATCCTATGTAATGAGGGGAATGAATTGTGAGAGAATCCTTTGGATGGTTGTCCTTCACCTTTTTCTCTAGTCTTTTTTGCTTTTTCTGGTTTGATTGGATTATCACCATCACTTGTTTCACTTCAGGTTTGCTCGTCAGTATTAAAGCGATGATAAGCGAATACACGGATGACGAGGAATAAACCTTAAATGAGCCCTCTTCTTAAGCTAACAAAAGCTAAGAGAGGGCTCGCCCTTATTTCTTCGGGAATGGATCAAAGAATGATTTCCTTCGGTGATTCGGTTTTGAAATCGGGGTAGGTCGCTTCATATTCACAGGTGGATGAGTTTCCTTCGGACGGATATATTGCTCAAGCAATTGCACAGCTTGACGCAGTGGAAAGGTATCAGTCGGATTGCGGAAATCGTCACTCCACTCTCCTAGGTGAGGCAATTCAAGAAGGTCTTCACGCGTGGAAAGAATGTGGAACCCATACTCTCCCACTTTTACCAGAGTGTTTGAAGTCTGTTGATGATATTTACTTGGATTCGGTGATTGCTGAAGCCCCACCTTCGAAGCTTTCCCTTCATCAATAAGCTTTTCAATGACGGAGGTCTTAAGTTGGTACAATTTTTGGGGCTGTGGGCTTGTCTTTGCATGTCGGTTCACAGCAAACAATGCCTTCGCAAGGTTGTCAACCGTCGGTTGAATCGGCGCGGAGTGGCGAGATGGAATCGGTGCGGATTGTTTGAGGTCAAATAGATAATGGTACCGATCCCTATCCT contains:
- a CDS encoding NAD-dependent malic enzyme; its protein translation is MSMPTGASMHIIIRIQLEKALISFGDIAQAIGGAGGDIVGIDVISSSKTHTIRDITVNVSDNKHSELISSAISALNGATVINVSDRTFLMHIGGKIEMKSKIPVKNRDDLSRVYTPHVARVCTAIQEEPNKAYSLTIKRNTVAVVSDGTAVLGLGDIGPAAAMPVMEGKAMLFKQMANVDAFPLCLDTKDTEEIISIIKAIAPAFGGINLEDISSPRCFEIEERLKKELDIPVFHDDQHGTAVVLLAGLINALKIVGKNLEDLKVVITGIGAAGIACTKILLAAGVSNVIGVDRYGAINRDGQYENPQWTAYAQMTNPHNLSGNLSEVIEGADVFIGVSAPGILKVEDVKKMAKDPIVFAMANPVPEIDPELAEPYVRVMATGRSDFPNQINNVLCFPGIFRGALDCRASEINEAMKLAAAQAIASVVTDDELSETYIIPSVFNNKVVERIREAVIKAAIQTGVARKDPRDLK
- a CDS encoding ComEC/Rec2 family competence protein codes for the protein MLRFLFQCILFSILLTVLFLYLLLQYLHTITEEINNNNLSTSYEQTVNIQEKDMILHFINLEIGKSTIIQLGERAILMDVGHKKDTLTLLAYIQDHGITNITEILLSNPAEENTGGLPSIMEHFPTAKVYVPALTKDQYPKDLTRILLTLRAGDHLVLSENQKVEIEILSPLRPLFTDEANNSMVSLLRYRDLRVLLTNDIREEAESRLIEHHPLLRAHIITVPDRPNGISNTQELIQKLNPQAAVMLEMPCSECKDAAQKVAREYAQEWSDFFFVPIGENMMITFENGMYTTPKEQTQ
- a CDS encoding PRK06851 family protein gives rise to the protein MALKILNYYAGGNTARGFKHFYDSNLQGLDRLFILKGGPGTGKSSLMKSIAEKYSQQGYNLELLHCSSDNDSIDGVLIPGLKVGIVDGTAPHVIEPKAPGAVEQYVNLGSAWDVEKLFVHKNQIQKISAQVSTTFENAYSLFAQALKIHDEWEKIFIENMNFSEANKLTLELIDCLYGDKEPQKDTQQIRHRYLGAATPKGAVDFIQNLTADIGKRYFIKGRPGSGKSTMLKKLAAVAEERGFDVEIYHCGFDPNSLDMVIVRELGFAIFDSTAPHEYFPERDNDEIIDMYKRTIKPGTDEKYADQVEEISGRYSSKMKEAIATLAKAKELHDELEKIYIEAMDFGKVNQIQAEIELEIDKFAQVAASK
- a CDS encoding D-alanyl-D-alanine carboxypeptidase family protein, with protein sequence MSSLVRFMSIMIVFLFLFPVTVWSSNQEELPINSEAVILIDATTGQVIYENRAKDRMYPASITKIVTGIMAIESGRLSELAVTSKRARWAEGTRIYLAQDEEKRIEDIVYGLLMHSGNDAGIVIAEHLGGTVEDFAIKMNEFVREKVGVYDSHFMNPHGLFDEQHYTTAYDMAMISRYAMQNPTFRTMVSTKKRPWHGEEWETNLVNHNKLLWRYEGATGIKNGYVNQSGNTLVASAKREGTELIAVALKASGSEKVYADTSTLLDYGFDHFETRRLFTKGKRFERSDGGSLWEAAEDVYYTVKKNESLSYRVDEEGNIVIGTGGVKQVLKGKLKIVESSGPKDEAANMMSSVRVHNMGNVENDGFISYLVGAVVLSILAVFILNKLRKKDNQSKNM
- a CDS encoding Hsp20/alpha crystallin family protein; its protein translation is MLIHPNESGQSPQIRQGMENDIGPGPYTEYFQRTGPLVDLYETMEEVVVSCEVPGLQKNDDIHIHVTGRHLTLNGIIQRASEDTKDNRYHRTERYFGNFYRTVDLPHKVVEDSAKATYKNGVLEIRMKKTTADQGKKIEVDFH